The DNA sequence acctAGCTAGGTAGCTAGCAGAAATAGTTAGAAAGACAAACCAACCTTAACACTAACTGAGGTAAGGACCATATCGTCAACAGTGGTAACATTAAGGTGGAGAATGCTGAGACCAAGACTTAAAAGACCAACAACCATCTTCAAAAGCATCCCTGGTCGTTTCTTGCAGAGTATCTTCATGTTGGCATGGCCATCCACCAAGGTCACTTCTATGTCCGCCACGGCCCATGATGAAGGGTTCCGTGCCATGTTGTTATTGGCCTCGCACGTGCCAGGGTAGCctttgctgctgctgctgctgctgctctGTGTGGCACGTGTCGAGTACTGGGGGAACATGAAGAACTCAGAAAAGGGTGATGAGTCAGAGAAGCCACTACCCTCCTTTGTTCTCTTCTTCTGGCCCTTCATGCACTGCAGAAGCTGCTCCAGCTCCTTCACGAAGTTAATGGTGCCACCAATAATAGAGGCTTGATcaccctgtttttttttttttttttaataaccgcACATGTGGCACGGTTAGTTGGCTAGCTAGTATTTTAACATTTTCGGAAATTAATGTAAGTTAAGGTTGAAACAATTGTAAAACAAATCGAACTCGTGTACTTGTGTTTAAGGTTCTAAAAACGGTCTACCACTATAATTTTGACCATCAAAGATTTTTGGAGTCATTTTGACCGCTGGCAATTACAACATATCAACTACTAAAAACTGTGACCATAATTGGCATAAGGTTaaaacaattgtaaaaaaaatcaaagtcatgtacTTTTGTTCTgtaaggttttaaaaaacgaTTCATGAGCACAATTTTGACTGTCAAGGTTTATGGGATCATTGCAACAACAACGTGATCACAATAGTAATCAAAGTTGTATCAATTGCATTTGTCTGAATTTCTTATAATATCAAAGATTGTGATGAAATTGTAACCGTGACTGCAATTTAAAACTCTTTTAATTTagatttgtaatttgtaattaaatgacgAAATGAAGACTATTTAGACTGACCCTTTGTACATAAGAAGGAGGCATCAAGGATCTAAGCACGGCAAGGTACTCGTTCATCTGCTTCCTTCTATTGCGCTCAACTGCAATGTGGGTCATCCTCTGGTTCTCGATCTCCTCCTTGTTCTTGGCGCTCTTGGTACGACGTCGTTTGCGGCGGCCGGTGGCGGCGGCTTCGGGGGATGAAGAAGAAGGAGGAAGAGGGAAGGCTCTGGGGAGGGATTGATCAACAGTGCAAGCTTCAGGGGAGGAGTGTGAATCCCATTGTTCTTTGACACTTTGCAACACCGAAGGAGAAGATGAATCCCAATTTGCATGCAGGGTGTGGtctatgttgttgttgttgataatgatTCCCACATGGGGTTTGTCTTCTGATGATGCTTGGAAACCGTACTCGTGGcttcctcctccaccaccaccatcacctcCTACTAACGAGTACAAGAAGTCTTTGTTGTTGCAACCGTAAGTGAATGGATCTTGTGGGAAAACCACGGCCTCTAGGGCCATTGTTTTTATTGTCACTTGTTGgaaaaagttgaaattttttttcaagtggAAAAGTGCAAGTGTAGCTCTCAAGGGAGACACCACTTTGTTCAAGAGGAGAGAAAGCAGAGACGAGGAGAGACAGAGGGGGGGatgtataagaatttttttatttttagaataagatGAAGGTTAATGATTAGATGATGCTAAGAACAGTTTTGGGAAAGCACGGAAGATGAAGGTTAATGATTAGATACTAAAAACAGTTTTGGGAGAAGAAAGGGAGGTACTTACTTTAGCAAAGGCCAAAGCAAGGGTAGCTAATAGAGCAAACAAAGTAACCCTTATATCATTATCACCTTAAGAACATTAGAACAATGCCCTTTTGCCTTCAAATCTCAAAAAGTGGATTTGTTCATACAAACAAAAAGCTACAGCCCTATGCATGTGAGGTTTTTCTCGTCGCAGACCAGTTCCTTGATCGCACGAACTTAACCACCGGCAAACACACAGAAAGATTCTCTTGGCAATTTGTTAATTACTCAAATTTATATTAGTACAAGCAATAGACTAATGAATTTCCCCAACCCCTTGTGATGCCACACACACAACCTCCATGTCATGGACTAATAATACACAAgtaatatcaattatttatataatatttctgaaaaccctgttctaaattctttttttagttattctTCATGTAATTTTCACAAAACGCGTTAACTTTTATCTGATATGATAAATAAAGTGTATTTTTCTTAAagttgattaaaatatataaaaaattgttttgtttcttaaaaaacattattaatatcTCCTTCAAACCTATAAAACGGTAACTTTGtaagagttttattttta is a window from the Glycine max cultivar Williams 82 chromosome 2, Glycine_max_v4.0, whole genome shotgun sequence genome containing:
- the LOC100803240 gene encoding transcription factor bHLH94, which encodes MALEAVVFPQDPFTYGCNNKDFLYSLVGGDGGGGGGSHEYGFQASSEDKPHVGIIINNNNIDHTLHANWDSSSPSVLQSVKEQWDSHSSPEACTVDQSLPRAFPLPPSSSSPEAAATGRRKRRRTKSAKNKEEIENQRMTHIAVERNRRKQMNEYLAVLRSLMPPSYVQRGDQASIIGGTINFVKELEQLLQCMKGQKKRTKEGSGFSDSSPFSEFFMFPQYSTRATQSSSSSSSKGYPGTCEANNNMARNPSSWAVADIEVTLVDGHANMKILCKKRPGMLLKMVVGLLSLGLSILHLNVTTVDDMVLTSVSVKVEEGCQLNTVDEIAAAVHQLSRTVQEEAVFS